CCATGAGATGATCTTTGATTTCAACATATTTAGAAAATAAGTTATCAATACTAGCCAGTTTTGCCCCGTATGCTAAGGCTGTAGCCATAATAATACGGTCAAAAGGATCTTTGTGAATGGGAGATAAATTAACGGCTCTAATGGCAATTTCGGGGGTAATTGAAAATATATCTATTTTAGCTACTGTTAAAGCTTGTTGAATCCACTCTTGAAGGGGATAACTTAATTCTAATCTCCCCCGTTGGTTAGCAAGGGCTATTTCATAGCAAGAAATGGGGGAAACTCCGAGAGATTCTGCTAACTCAAATTTTTCTAGCCAATGCTCGGGAAATCTGTCAAAATTGCCATTTATTAACCACAACCAAATATGAGTATCAAGCACAATTACTTCAGACATTCCCAATCTTCTTCATCTACAATAGGACTGACCATATCACCTAGTATTTTAGCTTTACCCACCATATTCTCAACTGGAAAATGACGTTTGAATAAGGATGGTTTTTCTTCTAATAAGTTGTTTTTGCTGGCGGTGAAATTTTTAATTAATTGATAAAGTTCATCTAGTTGTTCTTCAGGTAAATTATCAATTGCTGTTTGAATAAGTTCTTTAACAGTCATAGTTTTACTCTCTATTTTCTGAACTTGAGTTATACTATAACACAACGGTTCCTTCAATAAAGGGACTCATCTTGAGATTTTACCTAAAATACAGCAGACTAAAAAGACTCATTTAAACCGTTTATTCTTAGATTAGCGGAATCTCCCCTAATGCAAGAGTGCCTCGTCTCAAAAAGTAATTTAAACACTTAACAGCTTATGTCTCCCCTGTCTTCTGCAATTATCGATACTTGGCGACGTTTTTACCGAGATCCCCTGGCAACAATAGGAGCGATCGCATTAATGATAATTATTCTTGCTGTCCTATTCGGTCCGATTTTCTATCGGGTCCCCATCGATACCATCGATTTTAGTCAAACCACTGCTCCCCCTAGTTTAAAACATCTTTTCGGCACTAACGATCTGGGCCAGGATCAATTGGCGAGGATTTTGGTGGGGGGTCGAATTTCCCTAGCGGTGGGGATTGCTGCTATGATAGTCGCGATTATTCTAGGGACAGCGATCGGGGCTATTTCTGGGTTTTACGGGGGCGCAATCGATGGCTTATTGATGCGATTAACGGATTTATTCCTATCTTTGCCCCAATTACCCCTACTTTTACTGATTGTCTATCTATTTCGCGATAGCATCAAAAAAATCGCCGGACCGGAAACGGGTATTTTTATCCTCGTGGTTTTAGTAATCGGGGGTTTAAATTGGATGTCGGTGGCGCGATTGGTGCGGGGAAATTTCTTAAAATTACGCGAGATGGAGTTTATCTCGGCTGCGATTGCTTTGGGGGCCACTCCTTTCCGTTTAATCTGGGTGCATTTATTGCCTAATGTTTTGGGAATGATCATCGTGGCGGCTACTTTAGCGGTGGGTAATGCGATTATTACCGAGTCAACCCTGAGTTTTTTGGGTTTGGGTTTCCCCCCCGATGTGCCGACTTGGGGACAAATGTTATTTAAAGCTAAAGATTACTTGACAACTGCCCCCCACTTGGTGATTTTTCCGGCTCTGGCTATCGTGATCACAGTGTTAAGTATTAATTTTATCGGCGATGGTTTACGCGATGTCTTTGATCCTAATGTTTAAGGAAGCGTAGAAGTGGATAATTGCCGAAAATTACCCAGAACCCCTATGATGATCAGTAACGATGGTGAGGAAATAAATACTGTGAGTAGCGTAACTGTCATTAGCGATCAGAAGTTTGACCAAGAGGTTTTTGAGGTCGAAAAACCCGTTTTAGTCTATTTTTGGGCGAGTTGGTGCGGTCCGTGTCGTTTGGTATCCCCCTCGATCGATTGGGTGGCCAACACCTACGGCGAACGGCTAAAAGTAGTTAAACTAGAGGTGGACCCTAACCCCAACTCGGTGGCTAAATGTGATGTGAAAGGTGTTCCCGCTTTACGCATCTTTAAAGATAACGAAATTATTGCCACTCATGAAGGGGCGATCGGCAAACAACAATTACAATCTTTTATCGATACCTATGTCAGCTAATTAGGTATCCGTGGTTATGAATAACTTAACCCTAGCACACCGCTTACAGGCACTACAATCCAACGTTTTTGCCGATATGGATCGGGCAAAAGCTGCCAGTAGAGAAGCGGGTAATACCATTATCGATCTTTCGCTCGGTTCCTCCGATCTTGGTGCTGCTCCCCATGTTATCGATGCGATTGAGCGATCTCTCCACGATCCTCACACCCACGGCTATTTACTCCATAATGGTACGCGAGACTTCCGAATAACTGCCGCTAACTGGTATAGCGATCGCTTTGGTGTCCCCGTCGATCCGGAAACGGAGGTTTTACCCCTAATTGGTTCTCAGGAAGGCACGGCCCATCTACCTTTGGCCCTTCTCAACCCCGGGGATTTTGCTCTGCTCCTCGATCCGGGTTATCCCTCCCATTTGGGCGGTGTTGCCCTTGCTGGCGGTCAAATGTACGGAATGCCAATTTTGGCAAAAAATGACTTTCTGCCGGTTTTAGAGGACATTCCTGAGGCAGTGCTGGCACAATCGAAGCTGATGGTCTTGAGTTATCCCCATAATCCCACTACAGCGATCGCACCTTTGGCATTTTTCCAAAAAGCGGTTGATTTTTGCCGTCAGCATAATTTAGTTTTAATCCACGATTTTCCCTATCTAGACATCTTTTTTGCGGGAACATCGCCCCCCCCGTCAATTTTACAGGCCGATCGAGCTAAAACTAATTCGATCGAGTTTTTTACCTTTTCTAAGTCCTATAATATGGGCGGTTTTCGCATCGGTTTCGCCATTGGCAACCCGCAGTTAATTATGGCTTTGCGACAGATTAAAGCCATGGTTGATTTTAATCAGTATTTGGGCATCCTTAACGGTGCGATCGCTGCTTTAACCGGTAATCAAGATTCGGTCAAGGAAACCGTCGCTATCTTCCAAAAACGTCGGGATGTGTTTATTAATGCCCTAAATCGCATCGGTTGGCCGGTTGCCACTCCGGCCGCCACTATGTACGTTTGGGCGAAAATTCCCCCCAGTTGGCCGGGTAATTCCGTCGATTTTTGTCGGCAATTGGTGGCCCAAACCGGTGTCGCTGTTTCCCCGGGTTCCGGTTTTGGCAAGGGTGGCGAGGGTTATGTGCGTTTTGCCTTAGTTCACGATCCCGATATTCTAGAGGCTGCCGTGGAGAAAATTGGGGCTTTTTTGGGATAAAACCGATATTCTCAGCAGTAGTTATGCTGCAATCGATAACTTTCGCCTTGTTGCTGCTGATATTCCGGGTGATATTGGTAATGTGTCCACTCCCGAACCTTCTAGTATTATCGGACTAGGCATACTAGATGGTGGTTTAGTGGTGCGTCGCCTCGCTAAACGTCGTTAATCGCGCTTGGGGTGGGGGGATGAGCCAAAATTTTGCCAATTCGCCACCCTTTGCGGTTAAAAGCTTTAATTGTGCTGCTGTCTTTGTAATTGCTCGATAGTTGCGGGGGATAAATCGGTAAATCGGGCGATTTCTGGGATAGGAAAACCAGCAGATAGCATTTTTAGGGCAATTTGTCGAGCTTTTTCTTCTTTACCCGCTTGCAATCCTTTTTGTAGTCCCTTTTCCTCGCCTTCCTCTCTGCCTTCCTCTAAAATATCTTGATAGATGACGGATTCTCTCATAATGTCACTCCGAAGGATTTTTTTAATCGTCTCTCGATTGTAATTCCTCGATAGTTGCGGGGGATAAATCGGTAAATCGGGCGATTTCTGGGATAGAAAAGCCAGCAGATAGCATTTTTAGGGCAATTTGTCGAGCTTTTTCTTCTTTACCCGCTTGCAAGCCTTTTTTTAGTCCTTTTTCCTCGCCTTCCTCTAAAATATCTTGATAGATGACGGATTCTCTCATAATGTCACTCCGAAGGATTTTTTTAATCGTCTCTCGATTTAATACTAACCCGGCGAGAATACTGGTAGCGGCAGCGAGATTGCTTTGCACCTGTTTTTCGGGGATAGTTTCTAAAGAACGGGACACCTGACTTAACACCTGTTCGGGGTCATCGGTATTGCTGAGGATGGCAAAGGGTAATAAACCGGGATGATGAAAAAATTGTGGTGTATTTTCTTCCCAAAGACGGATGACTTGAAAGGAATGAAAGGTTTCCCCCAGACGGAAAGTATTTTCTTGCACTAGGGGGGAATCACTGCGTCGCAGATAAATTACCACTTGACGCATTTGTTTTTGGGGATGACGACGATAGACGCGAATGCGATAATCGAGCATTCGGAAGGGAATTTTGGAGTCGGGGTCGGTTTGAAACTCGGTATGGAGAATCAATTCCTCTGACTGCAAAAAAATCAGGGAATCGGCACGAATGGGGTCTAATTGTAATTCCGTCGGGTCGAGGACGGTTAAGGGGAGGGGAGAACCCAATAACCAAGTGGCTAGATCATCGGAGAAGTTTTCGGCGATAAATTTACAAATATTATCAAACATCGTGAGCGTTTTGTCTTTGTAATTCCTCGATAGTTGCGGGGGATAAATCGGTAAATCGGGCAATTTCTGGGATAGAAAAGCCAGCAGATAGCATTTTTAGGGCAATTTGTCGGGCTTTTTCTTCTTTACCTTCTTGTCGTCCTTCTTGCAGTCCTTCTTGTCGTCCTTCTTGTCGTCCTTTTTCCTCGCCTTCCTCTCTGCCTTCCTCTAAAATATCTTGATAGATGACGGATTCTCTCATAATGTCACTCCGAAGAATATTTTTAATCGTCTCTCGATTGTAATTCCTCGATCGCGTCGGGGGATAAATCGGTAAATCGGGCGATTTCTGGGATAGAAAAGCCAGCAGATAGCATTTTCAGGGCAATTTGTCGAGCTTTTTCTTCTTTACCTTTTTGTAGTCCCTTTTCCTCGCCTTCCTCTAAAATATCTTGATAGATGACGGATTCTCTCATAATGTCACTCCGAAGGATTTTTTTAATCGTCTCTCGATTTAATACTAACCCGGCGAGAATACTGGTAGCGGCAGCGAGATTGCTTTGCACCTGTTTTTCGGGGATAGTTTCTAAAGAACGGGACACCTGACTTAACACCTGTTCGGGGTCATCGGTATTGCTGAGGATGGCAAAGGGTAATAAACCGGGATGATGAAAAAATTGTGGTGTATTTTCTTCCCAAAGACGGATGACTTGAAAGGAATGAAAGGTTTCCCCCAGACGGAAAGTATTTTCTTGCACTAGGGGGGAATCACTGCGTCGCAGATAAATTACCACTTGACGCATTTGTTTTTGGGGATGACGACGATAGACGCGAATGCGATAATCGAGCATTCGGAAGGGAATTTTGGAGTCGGGGTCGGTTTGAAACTCGGTATGGAGAATCAATTCCTCTGACTGCAAAAAAATCAGGGAATCGGCACGAATGGGGTCTAATTGTAATTCCGTCGGGTCGAGGACGGTTAAGGGGAGGGGAGAACCCAATAACCAAGTGGCTAGATCATCGGAGAAGTTTTCGGCGATAAATTTACAAATATTATCAAACATTGTCAGGGATTACTTTCCGTTTCTCCTAGGATACCCTCGGTCGCCGGTGTTGACATCCTGTATTCGCCGTAACTGTTGCCGAAGAGAATCGTAGCGCAGAATACATTATAGACAAAATTCAACTTTAATTATGGACTAATTGTATAAATATCGGCAAATTTGTCACATATTCCCAGAAATTTCTTGACAATTGCTAGAGGAAGGGAGTAGATTACAATCACATCAATTTTATGAAGCTTTATGTCATTAGAAAAACTTATCAACCATGGGGGGGGGGAGAAGCATAGCTTATCAAAGGCTCTGCTCAAATCCTTTTCCCTAGCCACGGTTTTTACCACTACCCTTGTGCTGAGTTCGGTATCTTCCGCCGAAGCTTTCACTACTTTCACTAATCGCACCGCTTGGCAAGCTGCCGTCGATGCCATCGCTGGCAGTGTCACCACCACCGATACTTTTACCAACAACATCGCCTCTGCTCAAACAATAACACTGGATTCGGGCATCGTTTCGGCGAATTCCTTTCCACCCGCAGTTGCGTATGGGGATAATAGCGTTGGTGGAGGACTTTTCAACAATGCCACTGATGGAGATGCGAGTGGTGCTTCCGCAACTATCACTTGGACTTTTCCCTCACCTGTGTTTGCCTTCGGAGCGGATTTTAAAGGTACTGCGGCTGGCGGGCTAAACCTAACGGGAAATTTCGATGGTACAGGAAACCAAACTCTGCTTGTGAATGACAGTATCGGCGGACCAGACGGCTTTCTGGGCATTATTGGTAACGCAAACTTTAGCTCGATCGTCTTTGGGAATAATACAACTTTCTTCGATTCCTTCCAGATCGATAGCGCTTCTTTTGCCTCTGTTGCCTCTGTTCCCGTCGCAGTTCCTGAACCTGGTATGATCACAGGATTGGTGTTCTTAGGTGGTGGTTTAGTGGTGCGTCGCCTCGCTAAACGTCGTTAATCGCGCTTGGGGTGGGGAGATGAGCCAAATTTTGCCAATTCCCCACCCTTTGCAGTTAAAAGCTTTAATTGCGCTGCTGTCTTTGTAATTGCTCGATTGCGTCGGGGGATAAATCGGTAAATCGGGCAATTTCTGGGATAGAAAAGCCAGCAGATAGCATTTTTAGGGCAATTTGTCGAGCTTTTTCCTCTTTGCCTTCCTCTTTGCCTTCCTCTAAAGCTTCTTGATAGACTTTAGTTTCCCTTAAATCACTTAAACTAAACATTTTTTCAATCTCCTTACGGTTTAATTTGGGCAATTTATAAATGAGAATTGTCTCGATTAATTCCAGAATGTCCTCTCTTTTTAAAGACTCCTGAAATTGTTGCTTAAATTGTTGAATCTAAGGCTTTTTTCTTTAATTTAACCATTGCCGCAAATCTTCTAAATCCGAAAACCCCAACAACGCAAGAGCTAAATTATCCAGTTGATTAGGATTTAATTGTTTAATTTTTTGTTCTACCTTTAAAGGAATAGAACCGAGTTTTAAGTTTAGCTGACGCAAAATTAGGCTTTTTTTAGCGGATAATTCTCCTTCCTCCAAAGCTTCTTGATAGACTTTAGTTTCTCTTAAATCACTTAAACTAAACATTTTTTCAATCTCCTTACGGTTTAATTTGGGCAATT
This portion of the Microcystis aeruginosa NIES-2549 genome encodes:
- a CDS encoding helix-turn-helix domain-containing protein is translated as MRESVIYQDILEEGREEGEEKGLQKGLQAGKEEKARQIALKMLSAGFPIPEIARFTDLSPATIEQLQRQQHN
- a CDS encoding helix-turn-helix domain-containing protein, which produces MRESVIYQDILEEGREEGEEKGRQEGRQEGLQEGRQEGKEEKARQIALKMLSAGFSIPEIARFTDLSPATIEELQRQNAHDV
- a CDS encoding Rpn family recombination-promoting nuclease/putative transposase, whose amino-acid sequence is MFDNICKFIAENFSDDLATWLLGSPLPLTVLDPTELQLDPIRADSLIFLQSEELILHTEFQTDPDSKIPFRMLDYRIRVYRRHPQKQMRQVVIYLRRSDSPLVQENTFRLGETFHSFQVIRLWEENTPQFFHHPGLLPFAILSNTDDPEQVLSQVSRSLETIPEKQVQSNLAAATSILAGLVLNRETIKKILRSDIMRESVIYQDILEEGEEKGLQKGKEEKARQIALKMLSAGFSIPEIARFTDLSPDAIEELQSRDD
- a CDS encoding LL-diaminopimelate aminotransferase yields the protein MNNLTLAHRLQALQSNVFADMDRAKAASREAGNTIIDLSLGSSDLGAAPHVIDAIERSLHDPHTHGYLLHNGTRDFRITAANWYSDRFGVPVDPETEVLPLIGSQEGTAHLPLALLNPGDFALLLDPGYPSHLGGVALAGGQMYGMPILAKNDFLPVLEDIPEAVLAQSKLMVLSYPHNPTTAIAPLAFFQKAVDFCRQHNLVLIHDFPYLDIFFAGTSPPPSILQADRAKTNSIEFFTFSKSYNMGGFRIGFAIGNPQLIMALRQIKAMVDFNQYLGILNGAIAALTGNQDSVKETVAIFQKRRDVFINALNRIGWPVATPAATMYVWAKIPPSWPGNSVDFCRQLVAQTGVAVSPGSGFGKGGEGYVRFALVHDPDILEAAVEKIGAFLG
- a CDS encoding Rpn family recombination-promoting nuclease/putative transposase, which codes for MFDNICKFIAENFSDDLATWLLGSPLPLTVLDPTELQLDPIRADSLIFLQSEELILHTEFQTDPDSKIPFRMLDYRIRVYRRHPQKQMRQVVIYLRRSDSPLVQENTFRLGETFHSFQVIRLWEENTPQFFHHPGLLPFAILSNTDDPEQVLSQVSRSLETIPEKQVQSNLAAATSILAGLVLNRETIKKILRSDIMRESVIYQDILEEGEEKGLKKGLQAGKEEKARQIALKMLSAGFSIPEIARFTDLSPATIEELQSRDD
- a CDS encoding ABC transporter permease; this translates as MSPLSSAIIDTWRRFYRDPLATIGAIALMIIILAVLFGPIFYRVPIDTIDFSQTTAPPSLKHLFGTNDLGQDQLARILVGGRISLAVGIAAMIVAIILGTAIGAISGFYGGAIDGLLMRLTDLFLSLPQLPLLLLIVYLFRDSIKKIAGPETGIFILVVLVIGGLNWMSVARLVRGNFLKLREMEFISAAIALGATPFRLIWVHLLPNVLGMIIVAATLAVGNAIITESTLSFLGLGFPPDVPTWGQMLFKAKDYLTTAPHLVIFPALAIVITVLSINFIGDGLRDVFDPNV
- a CDS encoding type II toxin-antitoxin system VapC family toxin, encoding MSEVIVLDTHIWLWLINGNFDRFPEHWLEKFELAESLGVSPISCYEIALANQRGRLELSYPLQEWIQQALTVAKIDIFSITPEIAIRAVNLSPIHKDPFDRIIMATALAYGAKLASIDNLFSKYVEIKDHLMERGK
- a CDS encoding thioredoxin family protein → MMISNDGEEINTVSSVTVISDQKFDQEVFEVEKPVLVYFWASWCGPCRLVSPSIDWVANTYGERLKVVKLEVDPNPNSVAKCDVKGVPALRIFKDNEIIATHEGAIGKQQLQSFIDTYVS